Proteins from one Erysipelothrix larvae genomic window:
- the metK gene encoding methionine adenosyltransferase, whose product MKDVFFTSESVTDGHPDKMCDQIADAILDEALRQDPNSKMAVEATIKDDFIFVYGEANTQANIDYVNIAKQVVADIGYTEDFDVFTKVQKQSPQINSAVTTTEHVGAGDQGIMFGYATNETESYMPLSIDLAHKLSKRLSDLKREISWLKPDGKTQVTVAYKDGKPHYVHTVLVSASHDENISQEQIHDTILNEVIKPVIDSKWLRDDTKIIINPSGAFSIAGPFSDSGTTGRKIVVDTYGGVARNGGGCFSSKDPSKVDRTAAYFARYVAKNIVAAGLCDRLEIQLSYAIGLTDPLSIHIETYGTEKRPQDEILEIIKNNFDFKVGSMIQTLDLLRPIYRESANFGHFGRDGFPWESIIALKGL is encoded by the coding sequence ATGAAAGACGTGTTTTTTACATCAGAAAGTGTTACCGATGGACATCCTGATAAGATGTGTGACCAAATTGCAGATGCAATCCTGGACGAAGCGCTCAGACAAGATCCAAATTCAAAAATGGCTGTAGAAGCTACGATTAAAGATGATTTTATTTTTGTATACGGTGAAGCAAATACTCAAGCAAATATTGACTATGTTAATATTGCAAAACAAGTCGTTGCAGATATTGGATATACAGAAGACTTTGATGTCTTTACAAAAGTTCAAAAACAATCTCCACAAATAAATTCTGCAGTAACAACAACGGAACATGTAGGGGCTGGGGACCAAGGAATCATGTTTGGCTATGCAACAAATGAAACAGAATCATATATGCCACTATCCATTGACCTTGCTCATAAACTATCAAAACGCTTAAGTGATTTGAAAAGAGAAATATCATGGTTAAAACCGGATGGTAAGACACAAGTCACGGTGGCATATAAAGATGGGAAACCTCATTATGTTCATACAGTGCTTGTGAGCGCATCCCATGATGAAAACATCTCACAAGAACAAATTCATGACACAATATTAAATGAAGTGATTAAACCTGTGATTGATTCGAAATGGCTTCGTGACGATACCAAAATTATTATCAATCCAAGTGGTGCGTTCAGTATCGCAGGACCCTTTAGTGATAGTGGAACAACCGGCCGTAAAATTGTTGTGGATACTTATGGTGGTGTTGCGCGTAATGGAGGCGGATGCTTCAGTTCAAAAGATCCATCAAAAGTTGACCGTACTGCTGCATATTTTGCACGCTATGTTGCGAAAAACATCGTTGCAGCTGGGTTATGTGATCGCTTAGAAATTCAATTAAGCTATGCAATTGGATTAACTGATCCATTGTCCATTCATATTGAAACATATGGTACAGAAAAAAGACCTCAGGATGAGATCTTAGAAATTATCAAGAATAACTTTGACTTTAAGGTAGGGTCAATGATCCAAACTTTGGATTTATTACGTCCAATCTACCGTGAATCCGCGAACTTTGGTCACTTTGGTCGTGATGGTTTCCCATGGGAATCCATCATCGCCCTTAAGGGACTATAA
- a CDS encoding YitT family protein, translating into MTKHKLIPSISSTNIVGIVLSSLMSSFAIVNFVRPAHLVPAGVTGLSMLVQREVLELLNVNLSFGVIYLFINVSILLFVFKHLGKQFVILSLLHVVLTSFFSDILPVYQLAHEPVLLAIFGGVVNGLAISVALKVGGSTGGTDFIAIFFSTVKNRPMWDKIMIFNMSMLIYNGWRSNWELSLYSIIYQFISTEILTKNHDRYKLSSLHIITDQPEVVSQAILSIVRHGITEFQGKGVYSQKDKTMLYMVVNSFEIRPVVKAIKDADAKAFIEIASVDRIEGNYRQKPLD; encoded by the coding sequence ATGACGAAGCATAAGTTAATCCCATCAATCTCAAGTACAAATATTGTTGGTATCGTCCTTTCGTCTTTGATGTCTTCATTTGCGATTGTTAATTTTGTGCGTCCAGCACATTTAGTACCAGCAGGTGTAACCGGACTTTCGATGCTTGTTCAACGTGAAGTGCTTGAATTGCTGAATGTAAATCTATCATTTGGTGTAATTTACTTATTTATCAATGTTTCAATACTCTTGTTTGTATTTAAACATTTGGGTAAACAATTTGTAATATTATCCCTGTTGCATGTTGTACTTACCAGTTTTTTCTCGGATATTTTACCTGTCTATCAACTTGCCCACGAACCCGTATTGCTTGCAATATTTGGTGGGGTAGTGAATGGTCTTGCAATCAGTGTTGCATTAAAAGTTGGCGGAAGTACAGGAGGCACTGATTTTATCGCAATATTCTTCTCGACCGTTAAGAATCGTCCAATGTGGGATAAAATCATGATTTTTAATATGAGCATGCTCATTTATAATGGCTGGCGTAGTAATTGGGAATTATCACTCTATTCCATTATCTATCAATTTATTTCTACTGAGATTCTCACAAAGAATCATGACCGTTACAAGCTCTCAAGCTTACATATTATAACCGATCAGCCTGAAGTTGTATCTCAAGCAATCTTGTCGATTGTGCGCCATGGGATTACCGAATTTCAAGGGAAGGGCGTCTATTCACAAAAAGACAAAACGATGCTCTATATGGTTGTGAATTCATTTGAAATTCGTCCCGTTGTGAAAGCAATCAAAGATGCAGATGCCAAAGCATTTATCGAGATTGCCTCTGTGGATCGCATTGAAGGAAACTATCGTCAGAAGCCACTTGATTAG
- a CDS encoding Rid family detoxifying hydrolase → MKRSIKPNNGLESIGPYSPGLQVGPLVFVSGQLPVDPKTNKLVEGDIRKQAAQVFENMEDVLKASNMSLRQVVKTTVLLQDMNDFSQVNQVYAIYFSPPYPARVCYEVSALPMGASIEVECIAYDTTDQDLQLDIDEDDCGGDCGDDEA, encoded by the coding sequence ATGAAACGTTCAATAAAACCAAACAATGGCCTAGAGTCTATCGGACCTTATTCACCTGGATTACAAGTCGGTCCACTTGTCTTTGTATCAGGGCAATTACCTGTAGACCCTAAAACAAACAAACTTGTTGAAGGGGATATTCGTAAACAAGCCGCTCAAGTATTTGAAAATATGGAAGATGTTTTAAAAGCTTCCAATATGTCACTGCGACAAGTTGTGAAAACCACCGTTTTATTACAAGATATGAATGATTTTAGTCAAGTAAATCAAGTCTATGCTATTTATTTCTCACCACCATATCCAGCACGTGTTTGTTATGAGGTCAGTGCATTGCCTATGGGTGCATCAATTGAAGTTGAATGTATTGCGTATGATACAACTGATCAAGATCTTCAACTTGATATTGATGAGGATGATTGTGGTGGAGATTGCGGTGATGACGAAGCATAA
- a CDS encoding tRNA (cytidine(34)-2'-O)-methyltransferase, with amino-acid sequence MIHIVLYNPEIPQNTGNIMRTCVATEAHLHLIEPLGFKFDEKRVRRSVMDYFDYLHYTIHPSFEEFMTTVSGQVYFLTRYGHKPHSEFNFKDTDEDIYLVFGAESTGIPLNILKEHLDHCFRVPMAKEARSLNLSNTVAICVYEVLRQQGYPHLSVEEVQKGANFLDDSQ; translated from the coding sequence ATGATTCACATCGTACTTTATAATCCTGAGATTCCTCAAAACACAGGCAATATTATGCGCACATGTGTCGCAACTGAAGCACATTTACATCTGATTGAACCTTTAGGGTTTAAATTTGATGAAAAAAGAGTGCGTCGATCGGTAATGGACTATTTCGATTACCTTCACTACACAATTCATCCAAGTTTTGAAGAATTTATGACCACAGTATCAGGTCAGGTTTACTTTTTAACGCGCTATGGTCACAAACCACACTCAGAGTTTAACTTTAAAGATACCGATGAAGATATTTATTTAGTGTTTGGTGCTGAAAGCACAGGGATTCCTTTAAATATTTTAAAAGAACATCTGGATCATTGTTTTAGAGTACCTATGGCAAAAGAAGCACGCAGTCTCAATCTTTCAAATACTGTAGCAATTTGTGTGTATGAGGTCTTACGACAACAAGGGTATCCACATTTAAGTGTTGAGGAGGTCCAAAAAGGAGCAAACTTTTTGGATGATTCACAATGA
- a CDS encoding TIGR01906 family membrane protein, with the protein MRNKVYVSGIVALIFSLLLTVISITAFNLVFFTKMYHQLNTAETMRMSEEDLDKATAVLLEYIKGTRDSIDLVVNVNGYDVEMFNAREKAHMVDVRDLYQNAMMVRTGLALYAAILALIAMGLNHYNDLAQNRKNLQNALIISGMIIGGIAFYAFIDFNAFWTQFHEVFFSNDLWLLDPRTDRMIQMFPEPFFSAMVQRIVIAFISLFAVIMGVYAYLDWRVKHDSHRTL; encoded by the coding sequence ATGAGAAATAAAGTATATGTTAGCGGGATTGTTGCGCTTATCTTTTCTTTGTTACTTACAGTAATATCAATAACAGCATTTAACCTCGTTTTTTTCACAAAAATGTATCATCAATTAAATACCGCGGAAACAATGCGTATGTCTGAAGAAGATCTCGATAAAGCAACCGCAGTTTTACTTGAGTATATTAAGGGAACGCGTGATTCAATTGACCTTGTGGTGAATGTAAATGGATACGACGTTGAAATGTTTAATGCCCGTGAAAAAGCACATATGGTTGATGTGAGAGATTTATACCAAAATGCGATGATGGTTCGTACAGGTCTTGCTTTATATGCCGCAATTTTAGCGCTCATTGCAATGGGGCTAAACCACTATAATGATCTTGCTCAAAATAGGAAAAACCTTCAAAATGCTTTGATTATCAGTGGCATGATAATTGGCGGCATTGCCTTTTATGCTTTCATTGATTTCAATGCATTTTGGACTCAATTTCATGAAGTCTTTTTCTCAAATGACTTATGGCTTTTAGACCCGCGTACTGACCGCATGATACAAATGTTCCCAGAACCATTCTTTAGTGCAATGGTTCAACGAATTGTGATCGCATTTATATCACTGTTTGCAGTAATAATGGGTGTATACGCTTATTTAGATTGGAGGGTAAAACATGATTCACATCGTACTTTATAA
- the rdgB gene encoding RdgB/HAM1 family non-canonical purine NTP pyrophosphatase, whose product MKIVVASHNKGKIKEFNEILGHYGYEVLGVDYVGIDLEHFEETGTTFEENAYLKAKYVFDLCHIPTIADDSGLVLNAFPDILGVYSARFMGEDTPYDIKNNRILELYQTQSDRSSMFVSAISYVTDETHKIFIGEVKGQIAHSIVGDGGFGYDPIFIPNGFECTYAQLDSDIKNQISHRGIALRKFVEYIKEQTPNEK is encoded by the coding sequence ATGAAGATTGTCGTTGCGAGTCACAATAAAGGTAAAATTAAAGAATTTAATGAAATTTTAGGACATTATGGTTATGAAGTATTAGGCGTTGATTATGTCGGAATTGATCTTGAACATTTTGAAGAAACCGGAACAACATTTGAAGAAAATGCTTATTTAAAAGCAAAGTATGTATTCGATCTGTGTCACATCCCAACCATCGCCGATGACTCCGGACTTGTACTTAATGCTTTTCCAGATATATTAGGTGTCTATTCAGCCCGTTTTATGGGAGAAGATACACCCTATGATATTAAAAACAATCGAATCTTAGAACTCTACCAGACGCAATCGGATCGTTCAAGTATGTTTGTAAGTGCAATTTCATATGTAACAGATGAAACACACAAAATATTTATCGGTGAAGTAAAGGGCCAAATTGCCCATTCAATCGTTGGTGATGGTGGATTTGGTTATGATCCAATTTTTATTCCAAATGGTTTTGAGTGTACCTATGCACAACTTGATTCAGATATTAAAAATCAAATATCTCACCGTGGAATTGCCTTAAGAAAGTTTGTTGAATATATTAAGGAACAGACTCCTAATGAGAAATAA
- a CDS encoding choline kinase family protein: protein MKIKELIHEIFDEYPTTVTLIPTGLTNNNYKVCLQDKTVVLRVPKPDNASLFDYAHEEKVLSLIQPLDLDTPLVYYNKQTGVKCSTYIPNAQTFRENFTKRATLLIKKLHSLNKQSGKTFQIRDMINLYKSQCTHPMYDLSMYDTYVDTLKQENLTLCHNDCVEGNFLFTDTKDYLIDFEYAMDNDPLFDIMSFITENDIQDPSLRNLIYETYFDEPISLELRHKLNHFEIVHHILWCTWAMMMCEKDDNDIFLTIRDLKYKRLLEAVERDRTL, encoded by the coding sequence ATGAAAATAAAAGAATTAATCCATGAAATATTTGATGAATATCCAACAACTGTAACATTAATCCCTACAGGACTCACAAACAATAACTATAAAGTGTGCCTTCAGGATAAGACAGTTGTTTTAAGGGTACCTAAACCAGACAACGCATCACTATTCGATTACGCGCACGAAGAAAAAGTACTTAGCCTTATTCAACCTCTAGATCTTGATACCCCACTGGTCTATTATAACAAACAAACGGGCGTTAAGTGCAGTACTTATATACCAAATGCCCAAACTTTTCGAGAAAATTTCACAAAGCGGGCCACTTTGTTGATTAAGAAACTCCATTCGCTCAATAAACAAAGTGGGAAAACTTTCCAAATCCGAGATATGATTAACCTCTATAAAAGCCAATGTACACATCCTATGTATGATCTTTCAATGTATGATACCTATGTTGACACCCTTAAACAAGAAAACTTAACCCTTTGTCATAATGATTGTGTTGAAGGCAACTTTTTATTTACAGATACAAAGGATTATCTCATTGACTTTGAATATGCAATGGACAACGATCCACTTTTTGATATTATGTCATTTATTACCGAAAACGATATTCAAGATCCTTCTCTTCGTAACCTTATTTATGAGACTTATTTTGACGAACCCATTTCACTTGAACTTCGACACAAACTTAATCATTTTGAAATCGTTCACCATATCCTGTGGTGCACATGGGCCATGATGATGTGTGAGAAAGATGACAACGATATTTTCTTGACAATTCGAGACTTAAAGTACAAACGTCTATTAGAAGCTGTTGAAAGAGATCGCACTTTATGA
- a CDS encoding RluA family pseudouridine synthase produces MNNYHVTRAFDGMRLDAFCTEHSPLSRSKITEMIQSHLILLNDKPTKPKSKVKLGDIITIHDYIPKETRIKSVSMDLDIIYEDHHLLVVNKPRGLMVHPAKGVPTLTLLNGLVYHFNQQGLYHTPGIVHRIDKDTEGLLVIAKDSITHNALASQLLDKTLNRHYIAVCHNQASFDETDVNEPIGVNPIDPTKMAIHGLQSKHALTHFKLIENHPTYCVLECILETGRTHQIRVHASFINHPLVGDKVYGPDKQASGQALCAYKIAFIHPISKKPLEFSISTKNTLQYALDIIDQPSKN; encoded by the coding sequence ATGAATAACTATCATGTAACTCGCGCATTTGACGGCATGCGCCTTGATGCATTTTGTACTGAGCACTCCCCTTTATCACGATCAAAGATCACAGAAATGATTCAATCACATTTAATTTTACTGAATGATAAACCAACAAAACCAAAGTCTAAAGTTAAATTGGGTGATATCATTACAATCCATGACTATATCCCTAAGGAAACACGCATTAAATCAGTCTCGATGGATTTAGATATAATTTATGAGGATCATCATTTACTCGTTGTAAATAAACCACGTGGCTTGATGGTTCATCCTGCTAAAGGCGTACCTACGTTAACATTACTCAATGGTTTAGTCTACCATTTCAATCAACAAGGGTTATACCATACACCAGGTATTGTCCATCGTATCGACAAAGACACTGAAGGACTTTTAGTTATCGCAAAAGATTCAATTACACATAATGCACTCGCATCACAATTGCTCGATAAGACGTTGAATCGCCACTACATTGCAGTGTGTCATAACCAAGCATCATTTGATGAAACTGACGTTAATGAACCCATTGGTGTCAATCCCATAGATCCAACAAAAATGGCAATTCACGGACTTCAATCAAAACATGCACTCACACATTTTAAGCTTATTGAAAATCATCCGACATACTGTGTATTAGAATGTATATTAGAAACAGGAAGAACCCATCAAATTCGCGTACATGCATCATTTATCAATCATCCACTTGTTGGTGATAAAGTTTATGGCCCCGACAAACAAGCAAGTGGACAAGCCTTATGTGCTTATAAGATTGCTTTCATACATCCTATTTCAAAAAAACCGCTTGAGTTTTCAATATCTACAAAAAATACACTTCAATACGCTCTAGACATCATAGATCAACCATCAAAAAACTGA
- a CDS encoding DUF554 domain-containing protein: MGIIVNSLSVLIGGLCGARFKDGISRKLKDSLPVVFGLCSIVMGVTKVILMDNLTVVVLSIITGYIIGEMLRLGALINALCSKLAKRFNLKSKVGMELLTVGFVTFCFSGTGFLGAFLEGLTGDSTILLSKSILDFFTAIIFASIAGYAIGFISVFQIIILTLIKVLSLTIEPALQGVVMSNFVAVGGVFTIAIGFKMMKLIDLDIANFLPAMLLVIIISNVLLII; this comes from the coding sequence ATGGGAATTATTGTTAACAGCTTATCGGTGCTAATCGGTGGCTTATGTGGTGCACGTTTTAAAGACGGTATCAGTCGTAAACTTAAAGATAGTTTGCCGGTTGTATTCGGCTTATGTTCAATTGTAATGGGCGTTACAAAAGTAATCCTCATGGATAATCTCACAGTTGTTGTTTTATCCATTATTACTGGATATATTATTGGTGAAATGTTACGCCTTGGCGCATTAATTAATGCATTGTGCTCAAAGCTTGCGAAACGTTTTAATTTAAAATCAAAGGTTGGAATGGAGCTGCTAACCGTTGGTTTTGTAACTTTTTGCTTTAGTGGCACAGGATTTTTAGGAGCGTTTTTGGAAGGGTTGACTGGTGACTCCACTATTCTATTATCAAAATCAATTTTAGATTTTTTTACCGCAATTATCTTTGCTTCAATTGCAGGATATGCGATTGGTTTTATCAGTGTCTTCCAAATAATTATTCTAACACTCATTAAAGTGTTATCACTTACCATTGAACCCGCTTTACAAGGGGTTGTCATGAGTAATTTTGTGGCAGTAGGTGGTGTTTTTACAATTGCGATTGGCTTTAAAATGATGAAATTGATTGATTTGGATATTGCGAATTTCTTACCAGCGATGCTACTTGTCATTATCATATCAAACGTATTGCTGATCATATAG
- a CDS encoding ChbG/HpnK family deacetylase, which translates to MQKKMIINSDDFGLTEGINEAILSSFQNNSISSCSLMVNVDKTQHAVSLMNQFGLNEVGVHINVTLGTPISPIEKIPSLVDENGIFHSSKWWLNHTVNEHELITEFVAQIEQFKHLTKMDPVHINYHHMIDFYGIYPMLYEKILSYNKPMRCECFKQNYPFKPVKSLKNYLEIDHYDFLSMLTDDIIELPCHIGYVDEALEALTSLTDQRVVDYEVVNSSAFKEAYHQAGYDLGKWDDVIFD; encoded by the coding sequence ATGCAAAAAAAAATGATTATAAATTCCGATGATTTCGGACTCACAGAAGGGATTAATGAAGCCATATTGAGTTCGTTTCAAAATAATTCAATATCGTCATGCAGTTTGATGGTTAATGTTGATAAAACACAGCATGCAGTATCACTGATGAATCAATTTGGATTAAATGAAGTAGGGGTTCACATCAACGTTACCCTGGGAACCCCAATTTCACCCATTGAGAAAATCCCTTCACTTGTTGACGAAAATGGTATATTCCATTCTTCTAAATGGTGGCTTAATCATACAGTAAATGAACACGAGTTAATTACTGAGTTTGTAGCACAAATTGAACAATTCAAACACTTAACTAAGATGGATCCGGTACATATCAATTATCATCATATGATTGATTTCTATGGTATATATCCTATGCTGTATGAGAAAATCCTATCATATAACAAACCAATGCGGTGTGAATGCTTTAAACAAAACTATCCATTTAAACCGGTGAAAAGTCTTAAAAATTATCTTGAGATTGATCACTATGACTTTTTGTCAATGTTAACAGATGATATTATTGAATTGCCATGTCATATTGGTTATGTTGATGAAGCACTTGAAGCATTAACTAGTTTAACAGATCAACGTGTTGTTGATTATGAAGTGGTAAACAGTAGTGCGTTTAAAGAAGCATATCACCAAGCGGGGTATGACCTTGGAAAATGGGATGATGTAATCTTTGATTAG
- a CDS encoding PTS sugar transporter subunit IIC, with product MEKITQMLENTLLPISEKIAGNKSLQAVSRGFMRILPVTMIGSMFYLIANFPIPAWTNWLASSGLAAYVLIAYNVSIGLLALYTVFSIAYAYSEDSGEGFSIAVIALISFLVITPFVTSEEGIMSYQFDWLSSKGIFVALITAIIVAKISVFIIKNGWTIKMPEGVPPFVTQSFTSLVPGFVSVVLFTAITYIFSLTSYGNVHEFVFQMLQTPLYALGGSLWGYLIATVLIQLLWWFGIHGFNVVMSVMMPIFLGIDMARLAGETTNPIGMSLMTVVGQSTLACCIVMIFFCKSKQLKQIGKIATPAALFNIGEPIVFGVPNVLNPYMFIPTVILVPVVTNLFFYFGFVSGIVTPLSGAQVSMQVPVILYGLVQGNWMVAIWQALAIPLAVCMFLPFYKMYDKTLLAKESNDQE from the coding sequence ATGGAAAAAATAACACAAATGTTAGAAAATACTTTATTACCTATTTCTGAGAAAATAGCAGGTAATAAAAGTTTACAAGCAGTCTCACGGGGATTTATGAGAATACTGCCTGTTACAATGATTGGATCAATGTTTTACCTGATTGCAAACTTTCCAATTCCTGCATGGACAAATTGGTTAGCAAGTTCAGGGTTAGCTGCTTATGTTTTAATTGCTTATAATGTGTCAATTGGACTTCTTGCTTTGTACACAGTATTCTCAATTGCATATGCTTATAGTGAAGATTCAGGAGAAGGGTTTTCAATTGCTGTAATCGCATTGATTTCGTTTTTAGTCATTACACCATTTGTCACAAGTGAAGAAGGAATTATGAGCTATCAATTTGACTGGCTTTCATCTAAAGGAATCTTTGTGGCTTTAATCACTGCAATTATTGTTGCAAAAATATCAGTGTTTATTATAAAAAACGGCTGGACCATTAAGATGCCAGAAGGCGTTCCGCCTTTTGTAACTCAATCATTTACATCGCTTGTACCAGGCTTTGTATCTGTAGTGCTATTTACAGCTATTACTTATATTTTTAGCTTAACATCGTATGGAAATGTGCATGAGTTTGTATTTCAAATGCTACAAACACCATTGTATGCATTAGGAGGATCACTATGGGGTTATTTAATTGCAACAGTGTTGATTCAATTACTATGGTGGTTTGGAATCCATGGATTTAATGTTGTTATGTCAGTTATGATGCCGATATTCTTAGGAATTGATATGGCTCGTTTAGCTGGTGAAACCACCAATCCTATTGGTATGTCTCTTATGACTGTTGTTGGTCAATCGACATTGGCTTGTTGTATTGTAATGATATTCTTCTGCAAATCAAAGCAATTAAAACAAATCGGGAAAATCGCAACCCCAGCAGCACTATTCAACATTGGTGAACCCATTGTATTTGGAGTACCAAATGTATTGAATCCATATATGTTTATCCCAACTGTAATTCTAGTTCCTGTAGTAACAAACTTATTCTTCTATTTTGGATTTGTAAGTGGTATTGTTACACCATTATCTGGTGCTCAAGTATCAATGCAGGTTCCTGTAATTTTATATGGACTTGTTCAAGGAAATTGGATGGTAGCTATATGGCAAGCGCTTGCGATTCCACTAGCAGTATGTATGTTCTTACCATTCTACAAAATGTATGATAAAACATTACTTGCAAAAGAGAGCAATGATCAAGAATAA
- a CDS encoding alpha/beta hydrolase has translation MGKLDRLDVNAYTGKFDVQYSTASPTCLLDIYLPQSHDKPYPVIVSIHGGAFKKCDKRDKEMIEPMLLGLDLGYAVVGVNYRLSGEAQFPEPLKDIKQALRFIHDNAHNYNFDPTNIVVWGGSAGGYFSLMSGCITDDPYFDESFSSSTRPSISGIVSWFPPISFELMDHDLKELGLLEKSPDHSADNSPESLFLGEPVLKSTDKLARSNPINYINESLPPMLIQHGSVDRVVPYKQSERFVKATDTFGFAQGHITYQVLENANHGDIAFEQPDNLEVVYDFIARCFNR, from the coding sequence ATGGGGAAATTAGATCGTTTAGATGTAAACGCATACACCGGAAAGTTTGATGTCCAATACAGTACGGCATCACCAACCTGTCTTCTTGATATTTACCTACCACAATCACATGATAAACCATATCCTGTTATTGTATCGATTCATGGTGGCGCATTTAAAAAATGTGACAAGCGAGACAAAGAGATGATAGAACCGATGCTACTTGGATTAGATCTTGGATATGCAGTAGTTGGTGTGAATTATCGGCTAAGTGGTGAAGCCCAATTTCCAGAACCGCTTAAAGATATAAAACAGGCATTACGTTTTATTCATGACAATGCACATAATTATAACTTTGACCCGACTAATATTGTAGTTTGGGGTGGTTCAGCAGGAGGCTATTTCTCATTAATGAGTGGATGCATAACTGATGATCCATATTTTGATGAATCGTTTTCTTCAAGTACACGACCATCAATATCGGGGATTGTATCATGGTTTCCACCAATTTCATTTGAGTTAATGGATCACGATCTGAAAGAGTTAGGACTCTTAGAAAAAAGTCCGGACCATAGTGCTGATAATTCACCAGAATCTTTGTTTCTTGGCGAGCCAGTTCTTAAAAGTACTGATAAATTAGCAAGATCAAATCCTATAAATTATATCAACGAATCATTACCACCAATGTTAATCCAACACGGATCAGTAGATCGTGTTGTTCCATACAAGCAGTCCGAGCGATTTGTAAAAGCAACAGATACGTTTGGATTTGCCCAAGGACATATTACATATCAGGTACTTGAAAACGCAAATCATGGAGATATAGCCTTTGAACAGCCTGATAATTTAGAAGTGGTTTATGATTTTATTGCACGCTGTTTTAACCGTTAA
- a CDS encoding MurR/RpiR family transcriptional regulator: MTFISNIENKKSSFTKNEMKACERILDNLMRVQRLSLTKMSEEINVSKTTILRFCQKIGYSGYTEFRFECIKYVNSLKNIEEKNDEKNRLITNVSQRYIDTISQFHMWLDDNDMRQIVEFIKSARIIRCIGEINSSVTCYQLRYALAMYGYNVDVLTAASEVVSIDLSTNDSDVILLISANANPESNIIKETMRLAEGCKTPIILITMNSQTSIKQKVDLAITLPSVASGNESSLLENVPIYSVFVQVLLSYLS; the protein is encoded by the coding sequence ATGACATTTATCTCCAACATTGAAAATAAAAAAAGTAGTTTTACTAAAAATGAAATGAAAGCTTGTGAACGAATCCTAGATAATCTAATGCGCGTTCAAAGACTCTCTCTTACAAAAATGTCTGAAGAGATTAATGTTTCTAAAACTACAATTTTACGTTTTTGCCAGAAAATTGGTTACAGTGGGTATACTGAGTTTCGTTTTGAGTGCATCAAATATGTAAACTCACTAAAGAATATTGAAGAAAAGAATGATGAAAAAAATCGTCTCATCACAAACGTAAGTCAGCGATATATTGACACGATTAGCCAGTTTCATATGTGGCTTGATGATAACGACATGAGACAAATTGTCGAGTTTATAAAAAGTGCGCGGATTATACGTTGTATTGGGGAAATCAACTCATCTGTTACTTGTTATCAGTTACGCTATGCTCTTGCAATGTATGGCTATAATGTTGATGTCTTAACAGCTGCTTCTGAAGTAGTTTCAATTGATTTGTCTACAAATGATTCCGATGTTATTTTACTAATCTCTGCAAATGCAAACCCTGAATCAAACATTATAAAAGAAACAATGCGTCTTGCTGAAGGGTGTAAAACCCCAATAATACTCATTACAATGAATTCACAAACGAGTATCAAACAAAAAGTAGATTTAGCGATCACCTTACCATCCGTCGCATCTGGAAATGAAAGTTCACTTTTGGAAAACGTTCCAATTTATTCTGTGTTTGTACAAGTATTGCTGTCATATTTAAGCTAA